From the genome of Vicia villosa cultivar HV-30 ecotype Madison, WI linkage group LG2, Vvil1.0, whole genome shotgun sequence, one region includes:
- the LOC131648434 gene encoding histidine-containing phosphotransfer protein 4-like — MDRNNSRRQVAALKQSLFDQGLLDEQFIQLEELQDDANPNFVEEIVTLYYRDSSRLISNLEQTLERNPLDFNKLDTIMHQFKGSSSSIGAKKVKAESTQIREYCRTGNAEGCRKSYQQMKKEYVALRKKLENYFQLARQVGPIERACRPK; from the exons ATGGACAGAAACAATTCCCGCAGACAAGTTGCTGCATTGAAACAGTCACTCTTTGatcag GGACTTCTTGATGAACAATTTATCCAACTTGAAGAACTTCAAGATGATGCTAATCCTAATTTTGTTGAGGAAATTGTCACTCTTTACTACCGCGATTCATCTAGGCTTATCTCTAACTTGGAACAGACACT GGAGAGGAATCCATTGGATTTCAACAAACTGGACACAATCATGCATCAGTTTAAAGGAAGCAGCTCAAG CATTGGAGCGAAAAAGGTGAAAGCAGAATCGACTCAAATTAGGGAATATTGCAGAACAGGAAATGCAGAAGG GTGTAGGAAGAGTTATCAACAAATGAAGAAAGAATATGTAGCTTTGAGAAAGAAACTTGAGAATTATTTTCAACTAGCTAGGCAAGTTGGGCCTATTGAAAGAGCATGTCGCCCAAAGTAA